One window of the Lentimicrobium sp. L6 genome contains the following:
- a CDS encoding GlsB/YeaQ/YmgE family stress response membrane protein, giving the protein MSIIGVIIIGLFAGFIAGYLVKGTGFGWIINLILGIAGSLLTRVRL; this is encoded by the coding sequence ATGAGTATTATCGGAGTTATTATTATTGGCCTATTTGCCGGTTTTATTGCGGGATATTTAGTAAAAGGAACTGGCTTTGGATGGATCATCAATCTAATCCTTGGAATTGCTGGTTCACTATTAACCCGAGTTCGATTATAA